GGCGCGGAGCTCGGCCTTGGGGTTCAAAAGGCGGAAGAGGATCAGGGCCTTCAAGGCACGCTCGGGGGTAAGCCCCGCCACCGTGCGGCCATCCCCTAAGGGGGTGCCGGGGATGGGTAGGAGAAAGTTCACGGGAAGGCTCTCTACCCCTAGCTCCCTCAGGGCCAAGGCCATCTCGTACACCTCCTTGGGACCTTCCCCCATCCCCAGGATGACCCCCGAACAGAGCTTTAGCCCCGCTTCCCTAGCCCGCTTTAGGGTCCACAAGCGGTCCTGGTAGGTGTGGGTGGTGGCGATCCTAGGGTAAAGGCTTGGGGCGGTGTTGAGGTTGTGGTTGTAGTAGTCAAAACCCGCCGCCTTTAAGGCCTCCGCCATACCCTCTTCCAAGAGCCCTAAGGAGGCGCAAAGCTCAAGGGGAAAGCGCGCCTTGATGGCTTGCGCGGCCTCACCGAGGCGCTCCAAAACCTTAGGGGTAGGCCCCCGCAAGGCGGCCACTAAGCAGAAGCGGCGGG
This region of Thermus thermophilus genomic DNA includes:
- the bioB gene encoding biotin synthase BioB, whose translation is MAWPDLDPPRLAERPLSLQEALFVLEAPPEALPALAEAAIRVKEYFFGRRLKLVRLLNVKSGFCPEDCAYCAQSARSQAAIARYPLLSLEEILERAEEAQRLSARRFCLVAALRGPTPKVLERLGEAAQAIKARFPLELCASLGLLEEGMAEALKAAGFDYYNHNLNTAPSLYPRIATTHTYQDRLWTLKRAREAGLKLCSGVILGMGEGPKEVYEMALALRELGVESLPVNFLLPIPGTPLGDGRTVAGLTPERALKALILFRLLNPKAELRASAGRERYLGPYEPLAFRMVNSIFLQGYLTQPGSPWERDRALWESLGLDVEEGACG